One region of Paucibacter aquatile genomic DNA includes:
- a CDS encoding RNA polymerase factor sigma-54 encodes MKQSLQVRLSQHLALTPQLQQSIRLLQLSTLELNQEVEQMLAQNPLLETEEDFSVATPELPELRPASAAEDSGADRELGGGAEAEATPELQAEDFGSTEREDWENGTEGDDFDGIRELPSNSGSGSGSNDEDGERSDQESAEISLQEHLVQQMAGMHLSDTDQLALRLLIDSLNEDGYLEDSLEAIAEALVPDGDEDSAAEREELLDHLRIALKWLHHMDPPGVGARELTECLELQLRQLPRSAPQVIAIMICKKHLDLLAKRDSRRLMLLTGADDALLREAQALIVALEPKPGRRFARGQAPAVIPDVIVRKVGRELRVIINPEVAPKLRINELYANALRQTRGGISNSALGGQLQEARWFIKNIQQRFDTILRVSTAIVERQKGFFSHGAVAMKPLVLREIADELGLHESTISRVTTAKYMATPFGTFELKYFFGSGLSTEAGGEASSTAVRELIKQFIAAENPAKPLSDSALASMLEEQGIQVARRTVAKYREGMHIGTTTMRRVV; translated from the coding sequence ATGAAGCAGTCACTCCAGGTTCGACTGAGCCAGCATCTGGCCTTGACGCCGCAGCTGCAGCAATCGATCCGCCTGCTGCAACTGTCCACGCTGGAGCTGAATCAGGAAGTCGAGCAGATGCTGGCGCAGAACCCGCTGCTCGAAACCGAAGAAGACTTCTCCGTCGCCACGCCCGAGCTGCCCGAGCTGCGCCCGGCCAGCGCCGCCGAGGACAGCGGCGCCGACCGTGAGCTGGGCGGCGGCGCCGAGGCCGAGGCCACACCCGAGCTGCAGGCCGAAGACTTCGGCAGCACCGAACGCGAGGACTGGGAGAACGGCACCGAGGGCGACGATTTCGACGGCATCCGCGAACTGCCCAGCAACAGCGGCAGCGGCTCGGGCAGCAACGATGAAGACGGCGAACGCAGCGACCAGGAATCGGCCGAGATCAGCCTGCAAGAGCATCTGGTCCAGCAGATGGCCGGCATGCACCTCAGCGATACCGACCAGCTTGCGCTACGCCTGCTGATCGACTCTCTCAACGAGGACGGCTATCTCGAGGACAGCCTGGAAGCCATCGCCGAGGCCCTGGTGCCGGACGGTGACGAGGACAGCGCCGCCGAGCGCGAGGAGCTGCTCGACCACCTGCGCATCGCCCTCAAATGGCTGCACCACATGGACCCGCCCGGCGTCGGTGCCCGCGAGCTGACGGAATGCCTGGAGCTGCAGCTGCGCCAGCTGCCGCGCAGCGCGCCGCAGGTGATCGCCATCATGATCTGCAAAAAGCACTTGGACCTGCTGGCCAAGCGCGACAGCCGCCGCCTGATGCTGCTGACCGGCGCCGACGATGCCTTGCTGCGTGAAGCGCAAGCCCTGATCGTGGCCCTGGAGCCCAAGCCCGGCCGGCGCTTTGCCCGCGGCCAGGCGCCGGCGGTGATCCCGGACGTGATCGTGCGCAAGGTCGGCCGCGAGCTGCGCGTCATCATCAACCCCGAGGTCGCGCCCAAGCTGCGCATCAACGAGCTCTACGCCAACGCCCTGCGCCAGACGCGCGGCGGCATCAGCAACAGCGCCCTGGGCGGCCAGCTGCAGGAGGCACGCTGGTTCATCAAGAACATCCAACAGCGCTTCGACACCATCCTGCGCGTCTCCACCGCCATCGTCGAGCGGCAAAAAGGTTTCTTCAGCCACGGCGCCGTGGCCATGAAGCCCCTGGTGCTGCGCGAGATCGCCGATGAGCTGGGCCTGCACGAATCGACCATCTCGCGCGTGACCACGGCCAAGTACATGGCCACGCCCTTCGGCACCTTCGAGCTCAAGTATTTCTTCGGCTCGGGCCTGTCCACCGAGGCCGGCGGCGAGGCCTCCAGCACCGCCGTACGCGAGCTGATCAAGCAGTTCATCGCCGCCGAGAACCCGGCCAAACCCCTTTCCGACAGCGCCCTGGCCAGCATGCTGGAAGAGCAAGGCATCCAGGTCGCGCGCCGCACCGTCGCCAAATACCGCGAAGGCATGCACATCGGGACGACGACGATGCGGCGGGTGGTTTGA